The following nucleotide sequence is from Mangifera indica cultivar Alphonso chromosome 1, CATAS_Mindica_2.1, whole genome shotgun sequence.
ATCTCAATAACCATCTCGATATTCTGTATGGTGGAGGAGGGAAATATGGTGGTTTCAATTTCAAGATTCCCTCAACCTTAATGCCAATTTTAGACAATAAGGCAAGAGAACGTTTATGTAAACTTGTTTTTCAGAGGATTAAATTTAAACCCTGGAAGTCATTTTGATGGAGATTTCTTTGTTACAAGTTGCCTTTGGTTTTGTATTAGGATAGGATGTAGGAATCATACTCTGCTTTACGGGCACAGTACTTTCAGCAGTTTCCTGTAAACCCTGAAAATGGTTATTATTGGTTCAGGCATATGATCTTTCAtaaaggtaaaaatgtcattatcTTCATAGAATTGGTTCCCTTCCCACCTGATTTTAGAATTCTCAGCCATGCAAAATTTGAGTGAATTTGAAAGGCATAGCATAgataagaatattaaaatttcaggACCTCATCAAGTAGACGAATAGATTTCAAGGGGGTCAAGTTTTCCCCTTGACAACAGTAACCAAGTTTTAGAGGTTCTCCATTCAAGAAAATTATAGTATCTTTCAATAATTATCCACTTAATCTGTATCATTAATCACCATATTCAAAGTGTCTAAAATCATATGCTTCTATTAGTCTTGACTCTGAAAGATAGCAGATtacaaaattaatctcaataaaaACATAGAATTAAACCAAGACAATAATATAATGCCCTTAACTGGTAACAAGAAGATAAAAAGCTtacaaaattaatctcaatctCCATCAAGATGAAGCACCTTCTACGACCATATATCaacaaattttgtattttctaatATCTATATCTAAACGGTTCTCCCTCCCAATAAGTATTAGCTATAAATTCCTGTACCGGTAACAACACTGGACTGATGGTAAGACTCCAGACATAAGAATTTCTCTCTTTTACCATATAATAATAATCCTTCAAGAGAAGGATGCCTTTGAATAagataagaattaaatttaactgaGATAACTGGAAAAATCTCACTCATATTTGTTGCTTTCTCTTTCTAAGAAGCAGGAGGCAACTGAAAAAACTAAGCCACGGTTTTCCTGTTTCTAAAGTTCTCCTTAAGCAGTGCAAACTTTTTCTTACACTGATTTAGAGTCTTTCCAGGAACAGCAGCTGCAACTCGCTCCCAGCGTTGACTGGTTTCCTTGGGGAAGGTTTTCAGAGCCTGAACCAATGCCCTTTCTTGTACAGCAGACCACACATCTTGGTCAGAAATCAAAGAAACCCCATTTGCAGCAGACACATCCATAGGACTATTTGAACTTGAAGACTCTTCTGGGATATCCACCTTTGCAGCTGTATTTTCAGCCCCCTGAGGAGCCGATACCCCTTCCACATTTTCCCTAGTTGTAAGGGGAGAAGTAATGGACTGTGCAGGTTTCCTCTTCTCAAGAAAAGAATTGAAAGCTTTGGAATCATCAGGCTTCTGGAGGAGGACTGTTTTGGTTGCCTTTAGAATTTCTTCCACAGTTCTTCCTGTGCCAATGTACTCTGAAATAACCTCCCACCTTCTAGATGTTCCTTTGGGATATTTCAGCATTCCTTTTCTTAAAAGCTCAATCTCTTCCTTTCCCCAAGGCTTCTCCTTCTTCTCAAAGCTTTTTAAAGGGATACTTCCATTAGCCTCCACAGAACCATTCTGCTGCAAATTATTCTTCTCATCTTGTTTCTTTTCCTCACATTCATCAGCAATTCCAAGTGCACTCCTAATAACTTTTGCTTGTTCCAGCCCTTCCTTGCTTTCCATCTTATCACACAAACTTTTCAGCTTCTCAATATCAAGTGACATACACAGACTTTCCACATCCTCCTCAGAGAGATCAAGCAAATGCTGGGATACAACAGATGCTGAAAGTGTTCTAAGACGAGTCCGCTCTTTGCGCAAGagcttcttctctttttctttcagttTCTTCTGTTGTAATGCAGCTTCAGCAGCTCGTTTTTCCTCCTCCTCTTTTTGGCGTTTCTCCTCTTCAGCAGCCCTAGCAGCTTCTTCTGCCTGCAACTTCTTTGCCAGAAATTTAGCTTCCTTTTTCCTTTGCTTCTCAGCTTTCTCCTCCTCCTTTCTCTTTAGAATTCTAGGGTCTCGTTTGTACGCATTGTCAACAAGAGCGCGCACTCGTACATATTCTTCCTTTCTAGCTCTTTCTGAAAGTTTAGCATTCTGCCTCTCCATCCATCTCTTATGATCACGAGACTCTGCCTGTTCAAGATCAAACTCGTCTGCATGTGGGAACTCTCTCCAACTTTTAAAGCTATaccaaaaattgtaaaaattatcGACCTCCTTTAATGGAGTACTCTCATCACCTAAAGATGGTACTGGTTGATTAACTGACCACCTTCCGTTCCTCATAAAAGCTGGACCAAAGACCTTGAAAAAATCTTGTGGGGAACAGTCGGATGGGATTTCATCATCAAACTCATCTGTGGAGTCATATATCCTTCTCTTCACAGGGTCAATCAAAACCTCATATGCTTCTTGGACTGCCTTAAAGTGGCTTTCTATTTCATCCTTCTTTGCCTGTTTTGCAGCTTCAGATTCCTCAGCAAGAAGAAGTGCAGCCTGCTTGTCAGGATGGTATTTCAAAGCAGTCTCACGGTAAGCTTTTCTTATCTGATCCTCTGTGGCAAGGTATCTCAAATGACTCAATCCCAGCAATGCATAATGATCCTGCTGATTGCTAGCTGTACCTGATTTCTTTTTACCTTTGCTACTATAAGACTCATATTGTGGCAAAGATGTCTGTTCTTTATCATTGGAGACTTTATGATCATCAGCATTAGTATCTTCCTCACATCCAAGGAGTTTAAGTGCAGCAGCATGAAAAGAATGGCCAGCAGGTTCATATTTTGAAGCCTTTACAGGAAGACAATTTGAACAAACAAAAATTGGCTGTCCATCTACAATCTCTTTTGAGTAGGAAATCAGAGGATAACTCGTGTGGATTACCATAATGCTTCAAAatccttaaagaaagaaaggtcTATGCTGGTAACAATATCCTAAATGGCTTTATGCTGATTCAAAACCCTTCTTCACATATGGATGTCAAATCTGCACTTATAACCAAACTTTAACCAGTAagtccatgtcaaattaatatcAGAAGAAAAATATAGGCGTTCACGGCTAGAATATCACAATAATAATACAGGATAATAAAGGCAACCACCACTACAATTAACTGACCAATTCAAGAGCCTAATAAAAGGATCATAGaacaacaagaaatgaaaacaaatacaAGGAGTTTGCAGAAATTCTGTCCAAATCATTCATATATGCTAGTGTTTCACACGGCAATGGcatatttaaaataacttttacaACTGTTCAACAAAAAATCAAGGAGTTGCAAAAAGAGACAACCATACtttcaacaaaaagataataGCATAAACTCATAAGTAAATTTCAAGGAAAAGCAAAACATTCCAAATAATATACCAGATAAAATagaaatcatttttctttctaaaagaATCTTTCCATTCCAACAATGACAGTTTGCTCCAACTATATTTACATCACCCTCTTGACCTGTGCCTCTTAGAAGCCGAAAATCACAAGCTTCTTTTAGTTCAGAAACCAGAACGTCAAAGGCACAAAATACAAAAGTTCGAAAGAACAATTTGTACGGTTGCCACTCATATGTAAAGTTTAACACATCATCATCCTAACAGAACCCCTATTTAAACGCAATCAGATGTTCAACCCTCAATAAAATCAGCTAATATTCAACGATCATCCATTTAGTGTAACAACAAAACACTGAATTTGATAGCGATAAGATaaagctgaaaaaaaaaatcataaacttgATTGACGATTACACCTAGCTAAAATCATTCAAATGAAATAACGCAAAACAAGAAAGTTGGGATAGAAAATAAActtacaaataaacaaatttgaagCTAAGAGGGTTGACAGGTTTTCTTCGCCCGGCCGGAaaacaactgaaaaaaaaaaataaagaattaagaACGAGATCATATACAAGTTTTACTTCAACGAATGAACGAACACTAAAATTAATCagacaaaaacaagaaatatgaatgaaaaaggaaagattgaataataaaaaaaaatataaaaaaaggagAGGAAACCTTTTTCAGTCGGTGGCGGCGGCGAAGACAGAGAGTGAGTGAAAGAGGCAGAAACTCGGAGAAATTCAAGAGTAACACAAGCTGAGAAGGTCGGTTTGGTTAGGGCTCAGGTTGGctctatatctatatatatatattcttgtttttcttttatagtACCTGAAGAGAAATAAGGGCACATATATAAGTTTAAACGCTGCCGTATCAGTTAGATAGCTTCGAGCCGATTCTGGTTGGGAGGAGAAAGAACCAAATTTGTTAGTGTAAAATGTTTTATGATTTAAGATAATTATTAGGGTTTAGAGATGACGTTTGTTTTATGGATGTTGTTATGGATATTGTTACAATTGATTCTATTTAAAAGCATATAAGGGTTAAATTAATTTGGATTGACTAGTTAATATTAAATTcgaaaatgagttaaatttttattaaaatttgatttatttaaatttaaatttaaataaaactcaattatatataaataatcc
It contains:
- the LOC123225144 gene encoding dnaJ homolog subfamily C member 2-like, giving the protein MVIHTSYPLISYSKEIVDGQPIFVCSNCLPVKASKYEPAGHSFHAAALKLLGCEEDTNADDHKVSNDKEQTSLPQYESYSSKGKKKSGTASNQQDHYALLGLSHLRYLATEDQIRKAYRETALKYHPDKQAALLLAEESEAAKQAKKDEIESHFKAVQEAYEVLIDPVKRRIYDSTDEFDDEIPSDCSPQDFFKVFGPAFMRNGRWSVNQPVPSLGDESTPLKEVDNFYNFWYSFKSWREFPHADEFDLEQAESRDHKRWMERQNAKLSERARKEEYVRVRALVDNAYKRDPRILKRKEEEKAEKQRKKEAKFLAKKLQAEEAARAAEEEKRQKEEEEKRAAEAALQQKKLKEKEKKLLRKERTRLRTLSASVVSQHLLDLSEEDVESLCMSLDIEKLKSLCDKMESKEGLEQAKVIRSALGIADECEEKKQDEKNNLQQNGSVEANGSIPLKSFEKKEKPWGKEEIELLRKGMLKYPKGTSRRWEVISEYIGTGRTVEEILKATKTVLLQKPDDSKAFNSFLEKRKPAQSITSPLTTRENVEGVSAPQGAENTAAKVDIPEESSSSNSPMDVSAANGVSLISDQDVWSAVQERALVQALKTFPKETSQRWERVAAAVPGKTLNQCKKKFALLKENFRNRKTVA